The Micavibrio sp. TMED2 genome has a window encoding:
- a CDS encoding permease has translation MRFAAAYLIGLIFGLGILISGMINPAKVLNFFDVFGTWDPSLMFVMGGALAITATGYWLLFRQHKPIWGESFDVPKNRKIDFRLLAGAAIFGIGWGISGFCPGGAIPALGTGLSSVVVFVLSLITGMALVTYTNRWLSARQ, from the coding sequence ATGCGATTTGCTGCTGCATATCTGATTGGCCTGATCTTCGGACTGGGCATCCTGATTTCAGGCATGATCAACCCGGCGAAGGTGCTCAATTTCTTTGATGTATTCGGCACATGGGACCCGAGCCTGATGTTTGTCATGGGTGGCGCACTTGCCATCACGGCCACCGGCTATTGGCTGCTTTTCCGGCAGCACAAGCCGATATGGGGAGAAAGCTTCGATGTCCCCAAAAACCGCAAGATAGATTTCCGCCTTCTTGCCGGGGCCGCAATATTTGGCATCGGTTGGGGGATCAGCGGTTTTTGTCCCGGTGGGGCAATACCGGCGCTTGGCACAGGCTTGTCATCAGTAGTGGTTTTTGTTCTGTCCCTGATCACCGGTATGGCACTGGTCACCTACACCAATAGATGGTTATCCGCCCGCCAATAG
- a CDS encoding efflux transporter periplasmic adaptor subunit, producing the protein MKRILTPAILMVALALTTACKDEEQAAAPGGGAPQAVAVTVYTVEKKPLQVSAELPGRTSAFRIAEVRPQVTGIIQQRLFEEGALVEAGEQLYQIDPAPYEAELASAKADLQRAEASVANANARVNRYDQLVRNDVVSRQNYDDAIAAQRQGRAEVAAAKAAVDAAEINLQYTRVSAPIAGRTGKSAVTEGALVTANQDTLMTVVQQLDPIYVDMTQSASQLLKLRREIAQGQLTQTVDRTPVSLIIDGGNDYELQGELKFSDVTVDESTATVQLRAVFPNPNNELLPGLFVKAVIDQAVRNEAILVPQRAVGRGPNGQALVWVLGEDNTVSPKTVTTEQAMGNAWLIADGLDGGESIVIEGLQKVSPGAKVDPAPSDFEIDLTLETTQAITF; encoded by the coding sequence ATGAAACGTATTCTGACCCCTGCAATCCTTATGGTTGCCCTTGCTCTGACGACCGCCTGTAAAGATGAAGAGCAGGCCGCTGCCCCCGGTGGTGGTGCGCCGCAGGCGGTTGCTGTTACTGTCTATACGGTTGAGAAAAAACCGTTGCAGGTCAGTGCCGAACTGCCCGGTCGCACCTCTGCCTTCCGTATTGCCGAGGTACGCCCACAGGTGACCGGCATCATTCAGCAGCGCCTGTTTGAGGAAGGCGCGCTGGTTGAGGCCGGTGAGCAGCTGTATCAGATTGATCCCGCCCCGTATGAGGCCGAACTGGCCAGTGCCAAGGCTGATCTGCAGCGTGCCGAGGCCTCGGTTGCCAATGCCAATGCACGGGTGAACCGGTATGATCAACTGGTGCGGAATGACGTGGTCAGCCGTCAGAATTATGATGACGCCATCGCTGCTCAACGTCAGGGACGCGCTGAAGTGGCGGCGGCCAAGGCTGCGGTCGATGCGGCGGAAATCAATCTGCAATATACCCGCGTGTCAGCGCCGATTGCCGGTCGTACCGGGAAATCTGCTGTTACCGAGGGCGCGCTGGTAACCGCCAATCAGGACACCCTGATGACGGTGGTACAGCAACTCGACCCGATTTATGTGGACATGACCCAATCGGCCTCGCAACTGCTGAAACTGCGTCGTGAAATCGCACAGGGGCAGTTAACCCAGACGGTCGATCGTACGCCGGTCTCTTTGATCATTGACGGCGGCAATGATTATGAACTTCAGGGCGAGTTGAAATTCTCTGACGTTACCGTTGATGAGAGTACGGCAACAGTTCAGCTCCGTGCGGTTTTCCCGAACCCGAACAATGAGTTGCTGCCCGGTCTCTTCGTCAAGGCGGTGATTGATCAGGCAGTGCGCAATGAAGCTATTCTGGTTCCGCAGCGCGCGGTTGGTCGCGGGCCGAATGGTCAGGCACTAGTCTGGGTGCTGGGCGAGGACAACACGGTATCGCCCAAAACAGTGACGACGGAACAGGCGATGGGTAATGCCTGGCTGATCGCGGATGGTCTCGACGGTGGTGAGAGCATTGTTATCGAGGGGCTGCAGAAGGTCTCGCCGGGTGCCAAGGTTGATCCAGCCCCATCAGATTTCGAGATCGACCTGACGCTCGAAACAACCCAAGCCATCACTTTCTAA
- a CDS encoding hydrophobe/amphiphile efflux-1 family RND transporter: protein MAQFFIDRPVFAWVIAIMIMLAGAISIYRLPVEQYPAIAPPAISISARYPGASASNLENTVTQVIEQNMTGLDYLRYMSSTSDSSGNVSVTLTFEPEADPDIAQVQVQNKLQLALPLLPQEVQELGISVTKSSSDYLMVVGFVAGESGLGQGQIADYIASNIKDPVSRVSGVGETTLFGPQNAMRIWLDPDKLNSFNLTVMDISAAIRSENAQIAAGQLGGAPAVKGQDINATIIAQTRLRDPGEFGNILVRVNSDGSQIRLRDVARIELGSENYEIVARYNRQPAAGLGIQLASGANALETADAVRAKISELQPYLPSGLEVIYPLDTTPFVRQSIEKVVHTLFEAIFLVFLVMLLFLQNLRATLIPTLAVPVVLLGTFGVLAAFGFSINTLTMFGMVLAIGLLVDDAIVVVENVERVMEDEGLPPKEATRKSMKQITGALIGIALVLSAVFVPMAFFPGSAGAIYRQFSITIVSAMGLSVIVALVLTPALCATILKQPKHGHGHEKKGFFGWFNRLFDHGSDSYTRTVSKSSNRLVRYGFVYVLLAGGLAYLFMSLPSSFLPTEDRGQIFALWSTPANSTIERTRETAQEIENFFLEDEQDTVEGLFTVVGFSFAGRGQNQGLAFIRLKDWSVREEPGMDAASIVGRAMGFFSTIKDAQAFPIMPPSISGLGNATGFNLQIVDRNGVGHEVLTEARNKLLGLAAQNPSMTGVRPNGIADAPQFRIEVDREKARVLGLSLSDINNTLSAAWGSTYVNDFIDRGRVKRVYLQADAPYRMLPSDIDRWYVRNSSGDMVPFSSFSDSYWIYGSPRLERYNGSSSMNIQGNAAPGVSTGEAMAAIENMVSELPEGVGIEWTGLSYEERLAGSQAPALYALSILIVFLSLAALYESWSVPFSVMLVVPLGLIGAALAAKLAGMPNDVYFQVAILTTIGLSAKNAILIVEFAKSLYEEGRSLTEAVTEAARQRLRPILMTSMAFSLGVVPLAISTGPGSESQNAIGISVLGGMISATVLAIFFVPVFFVFVYRVFVRKKKDEAAVSDDAKAGSDGNQGEVPA, encoded by the coding sequence ATGGCTCAGTTTTTCATTGATCGTCCGGTATTCGCCTGGGTGATTGCCATCATGATCATGCTGGCGGGCGCGATTTCAATTTATCGCCTCCCGGTTGAACAATATCCAGCGATTGCCCCACCTGCGATTTCGATTTCAGCGCGCTATCCCGGTGCATCTGCCAGTAACCTTGAGAATACGGTTACTCAGGTGATAGAGCAGAATATGACTGGTCTGGACTATCTTCGCTATATGTCCTCGACCAGTGACTCATCTGGCAACGTATCTGTTACGCTGACTTTTGAGCCTGAAGCTGACCCTGATATTGCGCAGGTTCAGGTGCAGAACAAACTGCAGCTCGCTTTGCCGCTTCTGCCGCAGGAAGTGCAGGAGCTCGGTATCTCCGTCACCAAATCCAGTTCCGATTACCTGATGGTTGTCGGCTTCGTTGCCGGTGAAAGTGGTTTGGGCCAAGGGCAAATTGCTGATTATATCGCTTCCAACATCAAGGACCCGGTAAGCCGTGTCTCTGGTGTTGGTGAAACCACCCTGTTTGGTCCCCAGAATGCGATGCGCATCTGGCTCGATCCGGACAAGCTGAACAGTTTCAATCTGACCGTAATGGATATCAGTGCGGCCATCCGTAGTGAGAATGCCCAGATTGCTGCAGGTCAGTTGGGTGGTGCCCCGGCGGTTAAGGGACAGGATATCAATGCAACGATTATCGCCCAGACACGTCTGCGCGACCCCGGTGAGTTCGGCAATATCCTTGTTCGGGTAAATTCTGATGGCTCACAGATCCGCCTGCGCGATGTCGCCCGGATCGAGCTTGGTTCTGAAAACTATGAGATTGTGGCGCGGTATAACCGTCAGCCGGCTGCCGGGCTTGGTATTCAGCTTGCCAGTGGTGCCAATGCTCTGGAAACCGCCGATGCCGTCAGGGCAAAAATCTCTGAATTGCAGCCTTATCTGCCGAGTGGTCTGGAGGTTATCTACCCTCTGGATACGACGCCATTCGTCCGTCAGTCGATTGAGAAGGTGGTGCATACCCTGTTCGAGGCGATTTTCCTCGTCTTCCTGGTCATGCTGTTATTCCTGCAGAATTTGCGGGCAACATTGATTCCAACGCTGGCTGTCCCGGTCGTTCTGCTCGGTACCTTCGGTGTGCTGGCTGCATTCGGTTTCTCGATCAATACCTTGACCATGTTTGGTATGGTGCTCGCTATCGGCCTGCTGGTCGACGATGCGATCGTTGTGGTTGAGAATGTCGAACGGGTGATGGAAGACGAAGGACTTCCGCCCAAGGAAGCAACCCGCAAGTCGATGAAACAGATCACTGGTGCGCTGATCGGTATTGCACTGGTACTGTCAGCGGTGTTTGTTCCGATGGCGTTCTTCCCGGGATCTGCGGGTGCAATTTATCGCCAGTTCTCGATCACGATCGTTTCGGCCATGGGGCTGTCGGTTATCGTGGCGCTGGTACTGACACCGGCACTGTGTGCGACCATTCTCAAACAGCCCAAGCATGGCCATGGTCATGAGAAGAAGGGGTTCTTCGGCTGGTTTAACCGTCTGTTTGACCACGGCAGTGACTCCTACACGCGAACCGTCAGCAAATCCAGTAACCGCCTCGTTCGTTATGGTTTTGTTTATGTGCTGTTGGCCGGTGGGCTGGCATATCTGTTTATGTCTCTGCCCAGCTCGTTCCTGCCGACCGAGGACCGGGGGCAGATATTTGCCCTGTGGTCGACGCCTGCCAACTCAACCATTGAACGGACACGTGAAACGGCTCAGGAAATTGAGAACTTCTTCCTTGAGGATGAACAGGATACGGTCGAGGGACTGTTTACGGTTGTTGGTTTCAGCTTTGCCGGTCGCGGGCAAAATCAGGGCTTGGCCTTCATTCGGTTGAAGGATTGGTCCGTGCGTGAAGAACCGGGCATGGATGCGGCATCGATTGTGGGTCGAGCCATGGGTTTCTTCTCCACAATCAAGGATGCTCAGGCATTTCCGATCATGCCGCCATCAATCAGCGGTCTAGGCAATGCTACGGGCTTTAACCTGCAGATTGTTGATCGTAATGGCGTTGGCCATGAGGTGCTGACCGAAGCCAGAAACAAGCTGTTGGGTTTGGCTGCCCAGAATCCGAGTATGACGGGTGTCCGTCCTAACGGTATCGCTGATGCACCACAGTTCCGCATCGAGGTTGACCGGGAGAAGGCCCGTGTTCTCGGCCTGTCGCTTTCTGACATCAACAACACGCTGTCTGCTGCATGGGGCTCAACTTACGTCAATGACTTCATCGACCGCGGCCGTGTGAAGCGGGTTTATCTGCAGGCTGATGCACCATACCGCATGTTGCCGAGCGATATTGACCGCTGGTATGTGCGCAATTCATCAGGCGACATGGTGCCATTCTCTTCTTTCTCTGACTCTTACTGGATTTATGGGTCGCCGCGTCTCGAGCGTTATAACGGTAGCTCATCAATGAATATTCAGGGCAATGCTGCTCCCGGTGTCAGTACCGGTGAAGCAATGGCTGCCATTGAGAATATGGTCAGTGAGCTGCCCGAGGGTGTCGGCATTGAGTGGACTGGCCTGTCCTATGAGGAGCGGCTTGCGGGATCTCAGGCACCGGCGCTTTATGCGCTCTCCATCCTGATCGTCTTCCTCAGTCTTGCTGCCCTGTATGAGAGCTGGTCGGTGCCGTTCTCGGTCATGTTGGTGGTGCCGCTTGGCCTGATCGGTGCTGCTTTGGCTGCCAAACTGGCCGGTATGCCGAATGACGTTTATTTCCAGGTGGCTATCCTGACCACGATCGGGTTATCGGCGAAGAACGCCATTCTGATCGTGGAGTTCGCCAAAAGCCTGTATGAGGAAGGTAGATCGCTGACCGAGGCGGTGACCGAAGCTGCGCGTCAGCGTTTGCGACCGATCCTGATGACCTCCATGGCGTTCTCGCTCGGTGTGGTGCCGCTGGCAATCAGCACCGGCCCCGGTTCCGAGAGTCAGAATGCCATCGGTATCAGTGTTCTGGGCGGTATGATCAGTGCGACCGTGCTCGCAATCTTCTTCGTGCCGGTATTCTTCGTCTTCGTTTACCGCGTATTCGTCCGTAAGAAAAAGGATGAGGCTGCGGTATCCGATGATGCCAAGGCTGGCAGCGATGGCAATCAGGGCGAAGTACCGGCCTGA
- a CDS encoding GNAT family N-acetyltransferase, which produces MSHDSLAIIDGDLDHPAVQALLAIHLANARSISPACSVHALDDTGLRIPQISFYSAWQDDSLIGFGAIKDLGERHGEVKSMHVAAAHRGKGMAGVILNHLIEQARLKAMTRLSLETGSQDGFAPARALYARHGFAFCEPFADYRLDPSSVFMTREI; this is translated from the coding sequence ATGAGCCACGACAGCCTTGCCATCATTGACGGTGATCTCGACCATCCGGCGGTGCAGGCGCTGTTGGCGATCCACCTCGCCAATGCCCGCAGTATCAGCCCGGCCTGCAGCGTTCATGCACTCGATGACACCGGCTTGCGGATACCACAGATCAGTTTCTATTCGGCATGGCAGGATGACAGCCTGATCGGTTTCGGCGCGATCAAGGATCTGGGCGAACGGCACGGCGAGGTCAAATCCATGCATGTGGCCGCAGCCCATCGCGGCAAGGGTATGGCCGGGGTGATCCTGAACCACCTGATCGAACAGGCACGGTTGAAAGCCATGACCCGCCTCAGCCTCGAGACCGGATCACAGGACGGCTTCGCACCGGCACGGGCACTCTATGCCCGCCACGGCTTCGCATTCTGTGAGCCCTTCGCCGATTACCGGCTCGACCCCAGCAGTGTCTTCATGACCCGCGAGATATAG
- a CDS encoding TIGR00341 family protein, translating to MTLRLIEIIGDGACATHARAIAPRYGAHSVYSSPQNEDGKQRTTVLIGLERQQEFLDALQDAFGKGDWRIVLTAVEAAIPDPEKEQREQEKAEREEKEALGIPLNAKEEEARKAKKTKAVMATREELYNEVVRNAKLDRNFVVLVLLSAVVAAIGLASDNVAVIIGAMVIAPLLGPNLAMAFGSALGDLNLMFKAAITNAAGLGMTLALTVIIGLIWDFDVLASDELLSRTELNLAAIALALASGAAAVLSLTTGLSSTLVGVMVAVALMPPAATVGITLGAGKFDLAMNASILLAVNIVAVNLAAQLVLLLKGIRPRTWLERKTATQSVKITILGWGLMLAILTAIIIVLEDFAKIAENLQ from the coding sequence ATGACCCTGCGACTTATTGAAATTATCGGTGACGGTGCCTGCGCCACCCATGCCCGGGCGATTGCCCCGCGATATGGTGCCCATTCGGTCTATTCCAGCCCGCAGAACGAGGATGGCAAGCAGCGCACGACCGTCCTGATCGGTCTCGAACGACAGCAGGAATTTCTCGATGCCCTGCAGGATGCCTTTGGCAAAGGCGACTGGCGCATCGTCCTGACCGCCGTTGAAGCAGCCATACCCGACCCGGAAAAAGAACAGCGGGAACAGGAAAAGGCCGAGCGTGAGGAAAAGGAAGCCCTCGGCATCCCGCTCAATGCCAAGGAAGAAGAAGCGCGTAAGGCCAAGAAAACCAAGGCGGTCATGGCGACCCGCGAAGAGCTCTATAACGAGGTTGTCCGCAATGCTAAACTGGACCGCAACTTTGTGGTTCTGGTGCTGCTCTCCGCCGTCGTTGCCGCCATTGGCCTCGCCAGCGACAATGTCGCGGTCATCATTGGCGCCATGGTTATCGCCCCGCTGCTCGGCCCCAATCTGGCGATGGCTTTCGGTTCGGCACTGGGCGATCTCAACCTGATGTTCAAAGCGGCGATCACCAATGCCGCCGGTCTCGGTATGACACTCGCCTTGACCGTCATTATCGGCCTGATCTGGGATTTCGATGTTCTGGCCAGTGATGAGCTGTTGAGCCGAACCGAGCTGAATCTGGCAGCGATTGCACTGGCGCTCGCCTCCGGGGCGGCGGCGGTGCTGTCGCTCACCACCGGTCTGTCCTCAACCCTCGTCGGGGTGATGGTGGCGGTGGCCCTGATGCCGCCAGCAGCGACCGTCGGCATTACGCTCGGTGCCGGAAAATTCGACCTCGCCATGAATGCAAGCATTCTGCTCGCCGTGAATATCGTGGCGGTCAATCTGGCGGCACAGCTGGTGCTGCTGTTAAAAGGCATCCGCCCGCGTACATGGCTGGAACGCAAGACCGCGACCCAGTCGGTAAAAATCACCATTCTCGGCTGGGGTCTGATGCTGGCAATCCTGACCGCCATCATCATCGTGCTCGAAGACTTTGCCAAAATCGCCGAGAACCTGCAGTAG